The proteins below are encoded in one region of Arthrobacter sp. CJ23:
- a CDS encoding LacI family DNA-binding transcriptional regulator, which yields MRHVAALAGVGIKTVSRVMNDEPGVSEATRLRVLGASQQLNYQLDMAAGSLRRTGRQTLSIGLLLPSVSNPFSGEIHRALEDALALRGIAVFAASLDDDPQREKALVEAFLRRRVDGLVLTPIAKSQAYVIPEHSRDLPMVFIDREPVGIDADAVVTDNAVGGAKAAAHLLAQGHRKLAYLGDRTEIQTARERRRGFIEELGRAGVATSAVPVREGLHNEESARLAARELLASENPPTAIFSSQNLVTFGVMRALKELGASRRVALVGFDDFTLADMMEPGITVIAQHPERIGKLAAQRILARIDGDHGAAQTYVVPSELITRGSGEIRPLD from the coding sequence ATGCGGCACGTGGCAGCGCTGGCCGGTGTAGGTATCAAGACGGTGTCGCGCGTCATGAATGATGAACCAGGCGTTTCGGAGGCCACGCGGCTCCGTGTCCTCGGCGCCTCGCAGCAGCTCAACTACCAGCTGGACATGGCTGCCGGCAGCCTCCGGCGGACAGGCCGCCAGACACTGAGTATCGGCCTGCTGCTGCCCAGTGTCTCCAACCCGTTCAGCGGAGAGATCCATCGCGCGCTGGAAGACGCGCTCGCCCTTCGCGGGATCGCTGTCTTCGCCGCCAGTTTGGATGATGATCCACAGCGGGAGAAAGCGCTGGTGGAAGCCTTCCTGCGCCGGCGCGTGGACGGGCTCGTGCTGACGCCGATAGCCAAGAGCCAGGCCTACGTCATCCCCGAGCATTCGCGGGACCTGCCGATGGTCTTCATCGACCGCGAACCGGTCGGCATCGATGCGGACGCGGTGGTGACGGACAACGCCGTGGGCGGGGCGAAGGCCGCCGCGCATTTGCTGGCGCAGGGGCACCGGAAGCTCGCGTACCTAGGTGACCGCACGGAAATCCAGACCGCCAGGGAGCGGAGGCGGGGCTTTATCGAGGAGCTCGGCCGGGCGGGTGTGGCGACGTCGGCCGTTCCTGTTCGCGAAGGGCTCCACAACGAGGAGTCGGCACGGCTGGCAGCGCGGGAGTTGCTGGCCTCCGAGAACCCGCCCACGGCAATTTTTTCCAGCCAGAACCTCGTCACGTTCGGGGTGATGCGGGCCCTCAAGGAACTGGGTGCAAGCCGGCGCGTGGCGCTGGTGGGGTTTGACGACTTCACCCTGGCCGACATGATGGAGCCGGGGATCACTGTCATTGCCCAGCACCCTGAGCGGATCGGCAAGCTCGCGGCCCAGCGGATCCTTGCCAGAATCGATGGCGATCACGGAGCCGCGCAAACCTACGTCGTCCCGTCGGAACTGATCACCAGAGGATCCGGCGAGATCCGGCCGCTGGACTGA
- a CDS encoding putative quinol monooxygenase: MTKTLYAEFTVKHGSEARVAEMMAELTGHVRREPGNVMFLPYTRETNPREYFVFEVYRDEPAFQEHISAEYGRTFNAELADHIEGDGSVLTWLQPLA; encoded by the coding sequence ATGACCAAAACGCTGTACGCGGAATTCACCGTCAAGCACGGCAGCGAAGCCAGAGTGGCTGAGATGATGGCCGAGCTGACTGGCCACGTCCGCCGGGAACCGGGGAACGTCATGTTCCTGCCCTACACCCGGGAGACAAACCCGCGGGAGTACTTCGTTTTCGAGGTCTACCGGGATGAGCCTGCATTCCAGGAGCACATCAGCGCGGAATACGGCCGAACGTTCAATGCGGAACTTGCCGATCACATCGAAGGCGACGGCTCTGTCCTGACCTGGCTCCAGCCGCTGGCTTGA
- a CDS encoding phosphoribosylanthranilate isomerase: protein MFVKVCGLSTAESVQAAVDAGADAVGFVLTASPREVTPEQVRGLLPGVPDGVVAVGVFRHEPAADAVATARAAGLEWVQLHGHRTAEDVTTVHDAGMRLIRAVTMGAAAEEFGDLGEEVFLIDAAVPGSGESWDYASVQAKGLGGRKWLLAGGLAPDNVAQAAEAAGAWGVDVSSGVESSRGVKDLALVSAFVKAAKA, encoded by the coding sequence ATGTTCGTCAAAGTGTGTGGCCTGAGCACGGCCGAGTCTGTCCAGGCCGCGGTGGACGCCGGGGCGGACGCCGTCGGCTTTGTGCTCACCGCCAGCCCGCGCGAAGTCACGCCGGAGCAGGTCCGCGGGCTGCTTCCGGGCGTGCCCGACGGCGTTGTCGCGGTGGGCGTCTTCCGCCACGAGCCCGCCGCCGACGCCGTCGCCACTGCGCGCGCCGCGGGCCTGGAATGGGTCCAGTTGCACGGTCACCGCACTGCCGAGGATGTCACAACAGTGCACGACGCCGGCATGCGGCTCATCCGGGCCGTCACCATGGGTGCCGCTGCCGAGGAGTTCGGGGACCTGGGCGAGGAAGTGTTCCTGATCGACGCCGCCGTGCCGGGATCGGGGGAGTCCTGGGACTACGCCTCGGTCCAGGCCAAGGGCCTCGGTGGGCGCAAGTGGTTGCTGGCCGGCGGGCTCGCCCCGGACAACGTTGCCCAGGCCGCGGAAGCGGCAGGCGCCTGGGGCGTGGATGTCTCCTCCGGCGTCGAGTCCTCCCGCGGAGTGAAGGACCTCGCCTTGGTGAGCGCCTTCGTGAAGGCCGCTAAGGCCTAA
- a CDS encoding IS701 family transposase, which yields MREWADGLVEVGELIGGRFARSEPRANAVEYVRGLLSEEERKNSWTLSERAGHRVPDRMQRLLSSTDWDPDGLRDDLCSYVVDKIGDPDGVLVVDETGFLKKGRRSAGVARQYSGTAGRVENCQIGVFLSYATRHGRTFLDRELYLPKEWTDDPDRCAGAGIPAGRGFKTKPALAIDMIERALDAGVPAKWAAGDAVYGQYHRLRRALEDRGIYYVLAVPVSQRVVVKDGSFLGTEKRADAAVADLVPSAWRTRSAGEGSKGIRDYAWARVRINGAEDGRAEHWLLARRNLANPSELAYFICHTPKRVALAEMARIAGIRWSIEETFQTAKGEAGLDHYQVRQYTGWYRHITLSMLAHAFLTAVKAKKGAPEPGRKTS from the coding sequence GTGCGGGAATGGGCCGATGGTTTGGTCGAGGTCGGGGAGCTGATCGGGGGCAGGTTCGCCCGGTCGGAGCCGCGGGCGAACGCGGTGGAGTATGTGCGGGGGCTGCTCTCGGAGGAGGAACGGAAGAACTCCTGGACGCTCTCGGAGCGTGCCGGCCACCGGGTTCCGGACCGGATGCAGCGGCTGCTCTCAAGCACGGACTGGGACCCGGACGGGCTGCGGGACGATCTGTGCTCCTACGTCGTGGACAAGATCGGAGACCCGGACGGGGTGCTGGTCGTGGACGAGACCGGCTTCCTGAAGAAGGGCCGGCGGTCCGCCGGGGTCGCCCGCCAGTACTCGGGGACCGCGGGCCGGGTGGAGAACTGCCAGATCGGCGTGTTCCTCAGCTACGCCACCAGGCACGGGCGGACGTTCCTGGACCGGGAACTGTACCTGCCCAAGGAATGGACGGATGATCCGGACCGGTGCGCGGGAGCCGGCATCCCGGCCGGCCGCGGGTTCAAGACCAAACCGGCCCTGGCCATCGACATGATCGAACGGGCCCTGGACGCCGGGGTCCCGGCGAAATGGGCGGCCGGGGACGCCGTCTACGGGCAGTACCACCGGCTGCGCCGTGCCCTGGAGGACCGCGGGATCTACTACGTCCTCGCGGTCCCGGTCTCCCAGCGCGTCGTGGTCAAGGACGGATCCTTCCTCGGCACCGAAAAGCGCGCCGACGCGGCGGTCGCGGACCTGGTCCCGTCCGCGTGGCGGACCCGCTCCGCCGGCGAGGGCTCCAAGGGGATCCGCGACTACGCCTGGGCCAGGGTAAGGATCAACGGCGCCGAAGACGGCCGGGCCGAACACTGGCTGCTGGCCCGCCGCAACCTGGCCAACCCTTCCGAGCTCGCGTACTTCATCTGCCACACCCCCAAACGCGTCGCCCTGGCCGAAATGGCCCGGATCGCCGGGATCCGCTGGTCGATCGAGGAAACCTTCCAGACCGCCAAGGGCGAGGCCGGCCTGGACCACTACCAGGTCCGCCAGTACACCGGCTGGTACCGGCACATCACCCTGTCCATGCTCGCCCACGCCTTCCTCACCGCCGTCAAGGCCAAAAAAGGGGCGCCGGAACCGGGCCGGAAGACCTCGTAG
- a CDS encoding HutD family protein: MEIIRFADIRPEPWRNGGGVTRELASSPKAASSQDGAWDWRVSIAEVSKAGDFSAFPGMERVITVIDGELLLLTVDGGEHPLEKYRPFRFSGEAASHGALPTGDIRDLNVIAKKGAYKGHTAIIELSKKRAHPVFEGQLAILLEGKAAVVPGAEPEAAPEDADAAPAAPAEPVDLARYDAVVGSGLHTPEILGRGFLAVVSIDAVPHAH; the protein is encoded by the coding sequence ATGGAGATCATCCGTTTTGCTGACATCCGACCCGAACCGTGGCGCAACGGCGGCGGGGTGACGCGCGAGCTGGCCAGCAGCCCGAAGGCGGCATCGTCGCAGGACGGCGCCTGGGATTGGCGCGTCAGCATCGCGGAGGTCTCCAAAGCCGGCGACTTCTCGGCCTTCCCCGGCATGGAGCGGGTCATCACGGTGATCGACGGCGAGCTGCTGCTGCTGACTGTCGACGGCGGCGAGCACCCCCTGGAGAAGTACCGCCCCTTCCGTTTCTCCGGCGAAGCGGCTTCCCACGGAGCACTGCCCACTGGCGACATCCGTGACCTCAACGTCATCGCCAAAAAGGGCGCCTACAAGGGCCACACGGCCATCATCGAGCTCTCCAAGAAGCGGGCGCACCCCGTGTTCGAGGGCCAGCTGGCGATCCTGCTCGAGGGCAAGGCCGCCGTGGTTCCGGGAGCTGAGCCGGAAGCGGCCCCGGAAGATGCCGACGCTGCCCCCGCAGCACCTGCCGAACCCGTGGATCTCGCACGCTACGACGCCGTGGTGGGCTCCGGCCTCCACACCCCGGAGATCCTGGGCCGCGGCTTCCTGGCCGTGGTGTCGATCGACGCGGTCCCGCACGCGCACTAG
- a CDS encoding multidrug efflux SMR transporter encodes MSWAILIFSGALEAVWAAALHRSKGFRRPVPVLVFLVSVIASTAGLAVAMQSIPTGTAYAVWVGVGVVLTSAYAIITKVERPTAARLLLLFGIAACVVGLKVVA; translated from the coding sequence ATGTCCTGGGCCATTCTCATTTTCTCCGGCGCGCTCGAAGCCGTCTGGGCCGCCGCACTCCACCGCTCCAAAGGCTTCCGCAGGCCCGTTCCGGTGCTCGTCTTCCTGGTCTCGGTCATCGCCAGCACCGCCGGCCTTGCGGTCGCCATGCAGTCCATCCCCACCGGCACCGCCTACGCGGTATGGGTGGGCGTCGGCGTGGTGCTGACCTCCGCCTACGCGATCATCACCAAAGTCGAGCGCCCGACGGCGGCCCGCCTGCTGCTGCTCTTCGGCATCGCCGCGTGCGTGGTCGGCCTGAAGGTGGTGGCGTAG
- a CDS encoding multidrug efflux SMR transporter, giving the protein MAAKTGFAWTVLLASAVLEAVWATALGLSDGFTRLAPTLVFAVTAALSMVGLGLAVKRIPLGTAYAVWVGIGAALTVGWAMATGVEPASPLKLLFIAGIVGCAAGLKALPASKYEAVSEHTESGRR; this is encoded by the coding sequence ATGGCGGCGAAGACCGGTTTCGCCTGGACCGTCCTGCTGGCCTCCGCCGTGCTCGAAGCCGTCTGGGCCACGGCGCTGGGCCTGTCCGACGGTTTCACCCGCTTGGCGCCCACACTGGTGTTCGCCGTGACGGCGGCACTGAGCATGGTGGGGCTCGGCCTGGCCGTGAAGCGCATCCCGCTCGGCACGGCCTACGCCGTCTGGGTGGGGATCGGCGCGGCACTGACGGTCGGCTGGGCAATGGCCACCGGCGTCGAACCCGCCAGCCCGCTCAAGCTGCTGTTCATCGCCGGAATCGTGGGCTGCGCCGCCGGGCTGAAGGCCCTTCCGGCGAGCAAGTACGAGGCGGTCAGCGAACACACTGAATCGGGCCGGCGTTAG